One region of Candidatus Eisenbacteria bacterium genomic DNA includes:
- a CDS encoding EutN/CcmL family microcompartment protein: MQIARVMGEVVATTHHRDLDGRKLLLVQPENPDGSARGGRVIAVDASQAGVGDRVLVADEGNAAAQVLERGRGAIRTVIVGIIDDVAGG; the protein is encoded by the coding sequence ATGCAGATCGCGCGCGTCATGGGGGAGGTGGTCGCGACCACTCACCACCGCGATCTGGATGGGCGCAAGCTGTTGCTCGTGCAGCCGGAGAATCCCGACGGCTCCGCGCGTGGGGGCCGCGTGATCGCGGTCGACGCGTCTCAGGCGGGGGTCGGGGATCGGGTGCTGGTCGCCGACGAGGGGAATGCCGCCGCCCAGGTGCTGGAACGTGGCCGCGGTGCGATCCGCACCGTGATCGTCGGGATCATCGACGATGTGGCCGGGGGATGA
- a CDS encoding dipeptide ABC transporter ATP-binding protein: MADPLLRVRDLVKHFPIKKGLLSRVVGQVRAVDGISFDVQRGEVLGLVGESGCGKTTAGRCILRLIEPTAGSVQFEGREILGLSRKDLRALRREMQIVFQDPYSSLNPRLTVGSMLNEALTIHRLAKGQAARDRVAELLTLVGLAPDHARRYPHEFSGGQRQRIGVARALAVNPKLIIADEPVSALDVSIQAQIVNLLRDLQQKMSLTYVFIAHDLSVVEHISNRVAVMYLGKIAELAPAAALYLEPRHPYTVSLLSAIPIPDPRRKKQRIVLKGDVPSPARPPSGCRFHPRCFMAQERCRIEEPTLREITPGHWSACHFAESVPAEAAKIGTVGAGTET, translated from the coding sequence GTCACGCGTGGTCGGACAGGTTCGCGCGGTGGACGGGATATCATTCGACGTGCAACGCGGCGAAGTGCTGGGACTGGTGGGAGAGAGCGGCTGCGGCAAGACCACCGCAGGGCGCTGCATCCTGCGGCTCATCGAGCCGACCGCGGGCAGCGTTCAATTCGAGGGTCGCGAAATCCTGGGGCTGTCGCGCAAGGACCTGCGCGCACTGCGGCGCGAGATGCAGATCGTCTTTCAGGATCCCTACTCGAGCCTCAATCCGCGGCTCACGGTGGGCAGCATGCTCAACGAGGCACTCACGATCCACCGCCTCGCCAAGGGCCAGGCGGCGCGCGATCGCGTAGCGGAACTGCTGACGCTGGTGGGACTGGCGCCCGACCACGCGCGGCGCTATCCGCACGAGTTCTCGGGCGGCCAGCGCCAGCGCATCGGGGTGGCTCGGGCCCTGGCGGTGAATCCCAAGCTGATCATCGCGGACGAGCCGGTGTCGGCGCTCGACGTGTCGATTCAGGCGCAGATCGTGAATCTGCTCCGGGACCTCCAGCAGAAGATGTCGCTGACCTACGTATTCATCGCCCACGACCTCTCGGTGGTCGAGCACATCAGCAATCGAGTCGCAGTCATGTACCTCGGCAAGATCGCGGAGCTTGCTCCGGCCGCAGCGCTCTACCTAGAGCCGCGGCATCCGTACACGGTCTCGCTGCTGTCGGCGATCCCGATCCCCGATCCACGGCGCAAGAAGCAGCGCATCGTGCTCAAGGGTGACGTGCCAAGCCCCGCCAGGCCACCCTCGGGGTGCCGCTTCCATCCGCGCTGCTTCATGGCGCAGGAGCGCTGCCGCATCGAGGAGCCGACGCTGCGCGAGATCACGCCCGGGCACTGGTCGGCGTGTCACTTCGCGGAGAGCGTGCCGGCGGAAGCGGCCAAGATCGGCACCGTCGGGGCGGGGACTGAAACCTAG
- a CDS encoding aldehyde dehydrogenase EutE, giving the protein MSRETLGTALDARRISGIVAEVLEKLDRGSASAGGSAPLGIHPDLDTAVRAARDSFKAFDEVPLSTRQAVIDSIRSTLATQYRTLSELAVEETGLGRVDDKILKNRLVTEKTPGTEDLAPITWTGDHGLTLAERAPYGVIAVITPVTNPSETVINNGISMIAGGNTVVLCPHPNARRVSNLTVDLMNRAARKAGAPLPLIHSVDEPTLEVAQALLRYKGIRLNVVTGGPAVVREALAASKKAITAGPGNPPAVVDETADLEKAGRDLVMGGSLDNNIICTDEKEIVVVSVIADRLKEAMARAGAVILAPHQIETLRRVVFEKEQGPRKYAIIQRRFVGKNIDVILREAGIPCDPTKRMAVCEVDADHPFLWTEMMMPIMPLTRVRTADDAIDFAIEVEQGNRHTASMHSRNIEKLSRMARECDCSIFVKNGPNAAGLGFGGEGPTSFTIASPSGEGMTTARSFTRFRRCSLIDSFRIV; this is encoded by the coding sequence GTGAGCCGCGAGACGCTCGGCACCGCGCTCGATGCCCGCCGCATCAGCGGGATCGTCGCCGAGGTGCTCGAAAAGCTCGATCGAGGCTCGGCGTCCGCCGGCGGGAGCGCACCGCTCGGAATTCATCCAGACCTCGACACGGCCGTCCGCGCCGCGCGCGATTCGTTCAAAGCCTTCGACGAGGTGCCGCTCTCGACCCGTCAGGCGGTGATCGACTCGATCCGCTCCACGCTCGCCACCCAGTATCGGACGCTCTCCGAGCTCGCGGTCGAGGAAACCGGGTTGGGGCGCGTCGACGACAAGATTCTCAAAAACCGCCTCGTCACCGAGAAGACGCCGGGCACCGAGGACCTCGCGCCGATCACCTGGACGGGTGACCACGGCCTGACGCTTGCCGAGCGGGCACCCTATGGCGTCATCGCGGTCATCACGCCGGTCACCAATCCGAGTGAGACCGTGATCAACAACGGCATCTCGATGATCGCGGGCGGCAATACCGTGGTGCTGTGCCCACACCCGAACGCGCGCCGGGTCTCGAATCTGACCGTCGATCTCATGAATCGTGCGGCGCGCAAGGCCGGTGCTCCGCTGCCGCTGATCCACTCGGTCGACGAGCCGACACTCGAGGTCGCTCAGGCGTTGCTGCGCTACAAGGGTATCCGACTGAACGTGGTCACCGGCGGTCCCGCAGTGGTGCGCGAGGCGCTGGCCGCGAGCAAGAAGGCGATCACCGCGGGGCCCGGCAATCCGCCCGCGGTGGTGGACGAGACCGCGGACCTCGAGAAGGCCGGACGCGATCTGGTGATGGGCGGCTCGCTCGACAACAACATCATCTGCACCGACGAGAAGGAGATCGTGGTGGTTTCGGTCATCGCCGATCGTCTCAAGGAAGCGATGGCGCGCGCGGGTGCGGTGATCCTCGCGCCGCATCAGATCGAAACGCTGCGCCGGGTGGTGTTCGAGAAGGAGCAGGGGCCGCGAAAGTACGCGATCATCCAGCGTCGCTTCGTCGGCAAGAACATCGACGTGATCCTGCGCGAGGCCGGAATCCCGTGCGATCCGACCAAGCGCATGGCGGTGTGCGAGGTCGACGCCGATCACCCGTTCCTGTGGACCGAGATGATGATGCCGATCATGCCGCTCACGCGGGTCCGAACCGCCGACGACGCGATCGATTTCGCGATCGAGGTGGAACAGGGCAATCGGCACACCGCTTCGATGCACTCGCGCAACATCGAAAAACTCTCGCGCATGGCACGCGAGTGCGACTGCTCGATCTTCGTCAAGAACGGTCCGAATGCCGCGGGACTGGGCTTCGGGGGCGAGGGACCGACCAGTTTCACGATCGCGAGCCCCAGCGGCGAGGGCATGACCACGGCGCGCAGCTTCACGCGCTTCCGTCGTTGCAGTCTGATCGACTCGTTCCGGATCGTGTGA
- the eutM gene encoding ethanolamine utilization microcompartment protein EutM, with protein sequence MQEEALGLIETRGFVAMVEATDAMVKAARVQLVHYEKIGGGYVTAVVRGDVAAVRAATEAGAAAAARVGEVVSVHVIPRPHGQLEDALPIGRAAAPAKK encoded by the coding sequence ATGCAGGAAGAGGCTCTGGGACTCATCGAGACCCGCGGGTTCGTGGCGATGGTCGAGGCGACCGACGCGATGGTGAAGGCGGCACGGGTTCAGCTGGTGCATTACGAAAAGATCGGCGGCGGCTACGTGACCGCCGTGGTACGCGGTGACGTCGCCGCAGTTCGCGCCGCGACCGAAGCAGGTGCCGCCGCCGCCGCCCGCGTGGGTGAGGTGGTTTCGGTGCACGTGATTCCGCGCCCGCACGGCCAGCTCGAGGACGCGCTGCCGATCGGCCGCGCCGCCGCTCCGGCCAAGAAGTAG
- a CDS encoding integration host factor subunit beta, translating to MTKADLVEQIAIDTGVSKNHTALIVDGMLDAICRALSDGKHLEIRGFGTFKVRERRARRARNPRSGTEVMVPAKLVPVFKPSKELKAHVVEVETPEPVAS from the coding sequence ATGACCAAGGCTGACCTCGTCGAGCAGATCGCCATTGATACGGGCGTTTCGAAGAATCACACCGCCCTGATCGTGGACGGAATGCTCGACGCCATCTGCCGTGCGTTGAGCGACGGGAAGCATCTCGAAATCCGGGGATTCGGCACCTTCAAGGTGCGCGAGCGCCGCGCTCGCCGAGCGCGCAATCCGCGCAGCGGTACCGAAGTCATGGTGCCCGCGAAACTGGTGCCCGTTTTCAAGCCGAGCAAAGAACTCAAGGCTCACGTGGTCGAAGTCGAGACCCCCGAGCCGGTCGCAAGCTAG
- a CDS encoding EutN/CcmL family microcompartment protein: MILAQVLGTVVSTRKDRGLVGLKLMLCRELDATLKPLGNYVVAVDAVGAGTDEVVLVASGSSARLTEASKDKPVDAVITGIVDVVEVGGRDVYSKREGVTA, translated from the coding sequence ATGATTCTCGCGCAGGTGCTGGGGACCGTCGTCTCCACGCGCAAGGACCGCGGCCTGGTGGGGCTCAAGCTGATGCTGTGTCGCGAGCTCGACGCCACGCTGAAGCCGCTCGGCAACTACGTCGTGGCGGTGGACGCGGTCGGTGCCGGCACCGATGAAGTCGTGCTGGTCGCGAGTGGTTCGTCGGCGCGCCTCACGGAAGCCTCAAAGGACAAGCCGGTCGACGCCGTGATCACGGGGATCGTGGACGTGGTCGAGGTCGGGGGTCGCGACGTCTACTCGAAGCGTGAAGGTGTGACGGCGTGA
- a CDS encoding EutN/CcmL family microcompartment protein has translation MHFARVIGTVVCTEKVPSWRGQRLLMLQPTTPGGEDLGRRVVAIDLVSAAPGQQVFYVRGREAATALANPDNPADAAIVGIVDQVSESDAPAGARA, from the coding sequence ATGCACTTCGCGCGCGTGATCGGCACCGTCGTCTGCACCGAGAAGGTGCCTTCGTGGCGCGGCCAGCGACTCCTGATGTTGCAGCCGACGACGCCCGGCGGTGAAGACCTGGGCCGCCGCGTGGTGGCAATCGATCTGGTCTCGGCCGCGCCGGGTCAACAGGTGTTCTACGTGCGCGGCCGCGAAGCAGCGACCGCGCTTGCGAACCCCGACAATCCCGCCGACGCCGCGATCGTGGGTATCGTCGATCAGGTCAGCGAGTCCGATGCTCCGGCGGGAGCTCGAGCCTGA
- a CDS encoding BMC domain-containing protein, which yields MNVSIAAIETSSIAQGAVVGDAMVKTAEVELIEARTLSPGKFWVLIGGGVAEVRAAHRRGLDAAAETRLDDLLIPQLHLDVMPALKGRVTGPDHDALGVIETLTAAATIVAADRASKTAGILLREIRLANGLGGKGFVTLSGDVASVQAAVEAGKSEAQRGGLLVRAVVIPRLHEQMKSRLWVR from the coding sequence ATGAACGTCTCCATTGCAGCCATCGAAACCAGCTCCATCGCACAAGGTGCGGTGGTGGGCGACGCGATGGTCAAAACCGCCGAAGTCGAGCTGATCGAGGCCCGCACGCTCTCGCCCGGCAAGTTCTGGGTCCTGATCGGTGGGGGTGTGGCCGAAGTTCGCGCAGCGCACCGGCGCGGACTCGACGCGGCGGCCGAGACGCGACTCGACGATCTGCTCATTCCGCAGCTTCATCTGGATGTCATGCCGGCGCTCAAGGGACGTGTGACGGGCCCCGATCACGACGCGCTGGGCGTGATCGAAACCCTGACCGCAGCGGCCACGATCGTGGCCGCCGACCGAGCCAGCAAGACTGCCGGCATCCTGTTGCGCGAAATTCGGCTCGCGAACGGTCTCGGGGGCAAGGGCTTCGTGACGCTGTCGGGCGATGTCGCGAGCGTTCAGGCTGCGGTCGAGGCCGGCAAGTCGGAGGCGCAGCGTGGCGGGCTGCTGGTGCGCGCGGTCGTGATTCCGCGACTTCACGAGCAGATGAAGTCGCGGCTGTGGGTGCGGTGA
- a CDS encoding BMC domain-containing protein codes for MPREALGLIETRGLIAAIEAADAMCKTASVRLVRYEKISGALVTVCIRGPVADVESAVEAGARAAARLGAVVAHHVIPAPDPQLEDRLAGPAR; via the coding sequence GTGCCACGCGAAGCCCTGGGACTCATCGAGACCCGTGGGCTGATCGCCGCCATCGAGGCGGCGGACGCGATGTGCAAGACGGCGTCGGTCCGTCTGGTTCGCTACGAGAAGATCTCCGGAGCGCTCGTGACCGTCTGCATTCGGGGCCCGGTGGCTGACGTCGAATCCGCGGTGGAGGCCGGCGCGCGAGCGGCGGCGCGGTTGGGAGCGGTCGTCGCCCACCACGTCATTCCGGCACCCGATCCGCAACTCGAAGACCGACTCGCGGGACCCGCGCGCTGA